One window from the genome of [Mycobacterium] stephanolepidis encodes:
- a CDS encoding precorrin-8X methylmutase, giving the protein MLDYVRDGAEIYRQSFATIRAEADLSAFPDDVARVVVRLIHTCGQVDLPGEIAFTPDVVTRTRAALDAGAPILCDSSMVAAGITRLRLPADNEVVSLVADPRAADLAQRTGTTRSAAAVDLWADRLPGSVAAIGNAPTALFRILELIDEGVAPPVAFLGGPVGFVGSAQSKQELIDRPRGMDYLLVRGRRGGSAMAAAAVNAIASEKE; this is encoded by the coding sequence GTGCTGGACTACGTGCGAGACGGAGCCGAGATCTATCGGCAATCGTTCGCGACCATCAGGGCCGAGGCAGATTTGTCGGCCTTCCCCGACGACGTCGCGCGCGTGGTGGTCCGGCTCATTCACACCTGCGGGCAGGTGGATCTGCCCGGCGAAATCGCCTTCACCCCCGATGTGGTGACACGCACCCGCGCGGCATTGGACGCTGGTGCCCCCATCCTGTGCGATTCGTCGATGGTCGCCGCCGGGATCACCCGCCTGCGCCTGCCCGCGGACAACGAGGTGGTGTCCCTGGTGGCCGATCCGCGCGCCGCCGATCTGGCCCAGCGCACCGGGACCACAAGATCTGCTGCCGCGGTGGATCTTTGGGCCGATCGACTACCTGGATCGGTGGCCGCGATCGGGAATGCCCCCACGGCACTGTTCCGCATACTCGAACTCATCGACGAAGGCGTGGCTCCCCCGGTGGCCTTCTTGGGCGGCCCGGTCGGTTTCGTCGGTTCGGCACAGTCCAAGCAGGAGCTGATCGACCGTCCACGCGGCATGGACTACCTGTTGGTGCGAGGACGACGCGGCGGCAGCGCCATGGCCGCCGCTGCCGTGAATGCGATTGCGAGCGAGAAGGAATGA
- a CDS encoding M24 family metallopeptidase, translating into MAPQRFESDVYTNRLQRAAQEAATAGVAGLVVTPGYDLRYLTGSRAQTFERLTALVVPASGTPTVIAPRMELAALQDSAIGDLGIPISDWVDGENPYELVRAALGSRDGALPGAIAVTESMPALHLLPLTELIGTVPILATGVLRRLRMVKDASEIDALRKAGAAIDRVHALVPELLVPGRTEAQVAADIAEAIVAEGHSEVAFIIVGSGPHGADPHHECSERELQTGDIVVVDIGGSYEPGYNSDSTRTYSIGEPDPDVAHRISILEQAQQAAVRAARPGVSAQSVDAAARRVLVEAGMGEAFVHRTGHGIGLSVHEEPYIVAGNDLILEPGMAFSIEPGVYFPGLWGARIEDIVVVTENGCESVNSRPHGLTVVPTR; encoded by the coding sequence ATGGCACCCCAGCGTTTTGAATCCGATGTGTACACCAACCGCCTGCAACGTGCCGCTCAGGAGGCCGCGACGGCCGGGGTGGCGGGCTTGGTGGTCACACCCGGATACGACCTGAGATATCTGACCGGCTCACGCGCGCAGACATTCGAGCGGCTCACCGCGTTGGTGGTGCCTGCCTCGGGAACGCCCACCGTGATCGCACCGCGGATGGAGCTTGCGGCGCTGCAGGATTCGGCGATCGGCGACCTCGGCATCCCGATCAGCGACTGGGTGGACGGGGAGAACCCCTATGAGCTGGTACGTGCGGCGTTGGGTTCCCGCGATGGTGCGCTGCCGGGCGCCATCGCCGTCACCGAGTCCATGCCCGCACTGCATCTACTCCCGCTGACAGAATTGATCGGGACCGTGCCGATACTGGCCACCGGTGTGCTGCGCCGACTGCGCATGGTCAAGGACGCCTCGGAGATCGATGCCCTGCGCAAGGCCGGGGCTGCCATCGATCGCGTACACGCGCTGGTGCCCGAACTGCTGGTGCCGGGGCGCACGGAGGCGCAGGTGGCCGCTGATATCGCTGAAGCGATTGTGGCCGAGGGGCATTCGGAGGTCGCCTTCATCATTGTCGGATCCGGTCCGCACGGGGCCGACCCGCACCACGAATGCTCCGAACGGGAGCTGCAGACCGGGGACATCGTGGTGGTGGACATCGGCGGCAGCTACGAGCCCGGTTACAACTCAGACAGCACGCGTACCTACAGCATTGGTGAGCCCGACCCCGATGTGGCTCACCGGATTTCAATTCTGGAGCAGGCGCAGCAGGCGGCCGTTCGGGCGGCTCGGCCCGGCGTGAGCGCCCAATCGGTGGATGCCGCCGCGCGCCGCGTTCTCGTCGAGGCGGGGATGGGTGAGGCGTTCGTACATCGCACCGGACACGGCATCGGATTGTCGGTACACGAGGAGCCGTACATCGTGGCGGGCAACGATCTGATCCTGGAACCGGGCATGGCCTTCAGCATCGAGCCGGGTGTGTACTTCCCGGGCCTATGGGGCGCACGAATCGAGGACATCGTCGTCGTGACCGAAAATGGTTGCGAGTCGGTGAATTCCCGGCCGCACGGCCTGACGGTGGTGCCTACTCGGTAG
- a CDS encoding SDR family NAD(P)-dependent oxidoreductase, giving the protein MVIFGGRSEIGLEVATRLAAGNTVVLAARRAGDLHDEERRIRDAGAVAVDCVEFDADRLDTHESVLAALAERHGAIDVAVLAFGLLGDQERAETDAGHAAAIVHIDYVAQVALLTQLAVRMRGAGRGALVVFSSIAGWRVRRANYVYGSAKAGLDGFASGLADALHGSGVHLLIARPGFVIGRMAAGMSPAPLASTPPQVAEATVRALRSGKRTVWIPRALGTLAFIMRWVPSAIWRRMPR; this is encoded by the coding sequence GTGGTGATCTTCGGTGGACGCAGCGAAATCGGACTTGAGGTGGCTACTCGTCTCGCCGCCGGAAACACCGTGGTACTCGCGGCGCGCCGGGCCGGTGATCTGCACGACGAGGAACGACGTATCCGCGACGCCGGGGCCGTTGCCGTCGACTGCGTCGAGTTCGACGCCGACCGGCTCGATACCCACGAATCGGTGCTGGCCGCACTCGCCGAGCGGCATGGAGCCATCGACGTGGCGGTACTCGCGTTTGGACTGCTGGGCGATCAGGAGCGGGCGGAAACCGATGCCGGCCACGCGGCGGCGATCGTCCACATCGACTACGTGGCACAGGTGGCGTTGTTGACTCAGCTGGCCGTGCGCATGCGTGGCGCCGGACGCGGCGCGCTGGTGGTGTTCTCCTCGATCGCCGGATGGCGAGTACGGCGTGCCAATTACGTGTATGGATCGGCCAAGGCGGGGCTCGACGGTTTCGCCAGTGGGCTCGCCGACGCCCTGCACGGTTCCGGCGTGCACTTGTTGATCGCGCGCCCCGGCTTCGTGATCGGGCGGATGGCGGCGGGCATGTCACCGGCACCATTGGCGAGCACACCGCCCCAGGTGGCGGAGGCGACCGTGCGCGCGCTGCGCAGCGGGAAGCGCACGGTGTGGATTCCGCGTGCGCTGGGAACGCTCGCATTCATCATGCGATGGGTACCGTCAGCTATATGGCGCAGGATGCCGCGGTGA
- the cobG gene encoding precorrin-3B synthase produces MTRSSADDACPGALRLHEAADGALARIRLPGGMLSSTQLAALAAAAGSHGAPVVELTSRGNVQLRSIRDADAVGTLLSDAGLLPSPSHERVRNIVASPLSGRVGDFPDVRPLVLALDRGLISSPVLADLPGRFLFSLDDGRGDMATMGTDIGLRHDRVGWRLILGGRATSVCVADPDSAVERLLAAAQIFVQIRGNAWRVRELPDGAKTLAAAIDATLIADPDEAGPAPHAPVGWIEQYPDHELVTLGAAVPLGQLPARVAALLAAAEKPVVITPWRSLLLCDLPHEDADVVLRVLAPLGLVFDERSPWLNASSCTGLPGCGRSRTDVHADVRLEVAEEIASGIHSPVHRHWVGCPRACGSPSTGQVLVATELGYRPLERHP; encoded by the coding sequence GTGACCCGCTCCTCAGCCGACGACGCGTGCCCCGGTGCGCTGCGGTTACATGAGGCGGCCGACGGAGCCCTGGCACGCATCCGGCTGCCCGGCGGAATGCTCTCGTCGACGCAGTTGGCCGCGTTGGCCGCGGCGGCGGGCAGCCACGGCGCGCCCGTCGTCGAGCTGACCTCCCGCGGCAACGTTCAGCTTCGATCTATCCGGGATGCGGACGCAGTGGGCACCTTGTTATCGGACGCCGGGCTGCTGCCGTCACCGAGCCACGAACGAGTGCGCAACATCGTGGCCTCGCCGCTCTCGGGACGGGTCGGCGACTTCCCCGACGTGCGGCCGCTGGTCCTCGCGCTCGACCGTGGGCTGATCTCTTCTCCCGTGCTCGCCGACCTGCCGGGGCGCTTTTTGTTCAGTCTCGACGACGGACGCGGCGATATGGCCACCATGGGTACGGACATCGGACTACGGCATGACCGAGTTGGTTGGCGACTCATTCTCGGCGGTCGCGCCACCTCGGTGTGTGTCGCCGACCCCGACAGCGCTGTGGAACGCCTGCTCGCGGCCGCGCAGATCTTCGTGCAGATTCGGGGAAACGCATGGCGCGTCCGGGAGCTGCCTGACGGCGCCAAGACCCTGGCCGCAGCGATCGACGCAACGCTGATCGCGGACCCGGACGAGGCAGGGCCCGCGCCGCACGCGCCCGTCGGATGGATCGAGCAGTATCCCGACCACGAGTTGGTGACCCTGGGTGCCGCTGTTCCGTTGGGCCAGCTGCCGGCGCGGGTGGCGGCGCTGCTGGCCGCTGCCGAGAAACCCGTCGTCATCACCCCGTGGCGCTCCCTGCTGCTGTGCGATCTGCCCCACGAAGACGCCGATGTGGTGCTCCGGGTGCTGGCACCTCTGGGCCTGGTCTTCGACGAGCGCTCCCCGTGGCTCAATGCCAGCTCGTGCACCGGGCTGCCGGGATGCGGACGCTCACGAACCGACGTCCACGCCGACGTGCGGCTCGAAGTCGCCGAAGAGATCGCCAGCGGTATCCATTCGCCGGTGCATCGGCATTGGGTTGGGTGTCCACGGGCCTGCGGCTCCCCCAGCACAGGCCAGGTGCTGGTGGCGACGGAGCTGGGTTATCGACCGCTAGAGCGACACCCGTAG
- a CDS encoding cobalt-precorrin-6A reductase produces MILGGSAEARELAERLVPRFDVTTSLAGRVRNPAVPAGELRIGGFGGEVGLRKWLLDNNIDAVVDATHPFAATITENAAAACARLGIPHLILRRPPWPAGDATVVSSAAEAKDAVVAQGFSRVFLTSGRSSIGAFLFSDAWFLIRVVEPVPADELPERHHLLLSRGPYSLEEETDLMRQYEIEVLVTKNSGGTMTSAKLEAAAVLGIPVVMIDRPPLPENVCTVPTVDEAQQWVTERDIAEA; encoded by the coding sequence TTGATTCTCGGCGGTTCGGCGGAGGCGCGCGAGCTTGCGGAGCGGCTCGTGCCCCGGTTCGATGTCACGACGTCGCTCGCGGGGCGGGTGCGTAACCCGGCTGTTCCGGCCGGCGAGTTGCGCATCGGGGGCTTCGGTGGAGAGGTCGGACTACGTAAATGGCTATTGGATAACAATATTGACGCCGTAGTCGATGCTACGCATCCGTTCGCGGCGACGATTACCGAGAACGCCGCTGCGGCATGCGCTCGGCTGGGTATCCCGCACCTCATCCTGCGCCGTCCACCCTGGCCTGCGGGAGATGCGACCGTGGTGTCCTCGGCGGCCGAGGCCAAGGACGCGGTGGTGGCGCAGGGCTTTTCGCGGGTGTTTCTGACCTCGGGGCGCTCCAGCATCGGGGCGTTTCTGTTCTCGGACGCCTGGTTCCTGATCCGTGTGGTGGAGCCGGTGCCCGCCGACGAACTTCCCGAGCGGCACCATCTGCTGTTGTCACGCGGGCCGTACTCGCTCGAGGAGGAGACCGACCTCATGCGCCAGTATGAGATCGAGGTGCTGGTCACCAAGAACAGCGGCGGAACGATGACCTCGGCGAAGTTGGAAGCCGCTGCGGTACTGGGCATTCCCGTGGTGATGATCGACAGGCCGCCCCTGCCGGAGAACGTGTGCACCGTGCCCACTGTGGACGAGGCGCAGCAATGGGTTACTGAGCGGGATATCGCCGAGGCGTGA
- the cbiE gene encoding precorrin-6y C5,15-methyltransferase (decarboxylating) subunit CbiE, translating into MGTVSYMAQDAAVITVIGIGADGVDGLSMHSRRELQRASIIFGSLRQLELLAEESLAAECRVWPSPLLPALPTMFDGLGNVHVLASGDPMLHGIGTTLIRLFGPDRVRVLPHVSSVSLACARMGWAVNDVEIISLVNTQAAAALRYGGRAIVLSRNADTPAELARTLADSELGDSLLTVWEQLGGAAEIHVEGVAREWGHSPGHALNVIAVEYVPGVGVAVLPLVAGLSEDVFEHDGQITKREIRAVTLASLAPRPGQRLWDVGAGSGSIAIEWSRSGAGCSASAFEIKPSRRAAIVANATKFGVDVECFAAAPGDFDRACPPDVIFVGGGVTNAGLLEACWERLPSGGRIVVNAVTAESEALLLHWYSRHGGELHRYRVEDAAPLGAFTSWRSRLPVAQWTGEKP; encoded by the coding sequence ATGGGTACCGTCAGCTATATGGCGCAGGATGCCGCGGTGATTACCGTGATCGGGATAGGTGCGGACGGTGTCGACGGACTATCCATGCATTCCCGCCGTGAATTGCAGCGCGCCTCAATAATATTCGGTTCATTACGCCAGCTGGAACTGCTGGCCGAGGAATCTCTGGCGGCCGAGTGTCGGGTATGGCCTTCGCCACTGTTGCCCGCGTTGCCCACCATGTTCGATGGTCTCGGCAACGTCCACGTGCTTGCCAGCGGCGACCCGATGCTGCATGGCATCGGCACCACGCTGATCCGGCTCTTCGGCCCGGATCGGGTGCGCGTGTTACCGCATGTGTCCAGTGTGTCGTTGGCCTGCGCCCGAATGGGTTGGGCGGTGAACGATGTGGAGATCATCAGCCTGGTCAATACGCAGGCAGCCGCCGCACTGCGATACGGCGGTCGGGCGATCGTGCTCAGCCGCAACGCGGATACTCCGGCTGAGCTGGCGCGGACCCTGGCCGATTCCGAGCTGGGTGACTCACTGTTGACGGTGTGGGAACAGTTGGGTGGCGCGGCAGAGATCCATGTGGAAGGGGTTGCTCGCGAGTGGGGCCATTCACCCGGTCATGCATTGAATGTCATTGCTGTGGAATATGTTCCGGGGGTAGGAGTAGCGGTGCTGCCACTGGTTGCGGGGCTGTCCGAGGACGTTTTCGAACATGACGGGCAGATCACCAAGCGCGAGATCCGGGCGGTCACGCTGGCATCACTCGCGCCGCGGCCGGGTCAGCGGCTTTGGGACGTGGGCGCCGGGTCGGGCAGTATCGCGATCGAATGGTCCCGCAGTGGCGCCGGCTGTAGCGCCTCGGCCTTCGAGATCAAGCCATCGCGACGGGCCGCGATCGTGGCCAACGCGACGAAATTCGGCGTAGACGTCGAGTGTTTCGCCGCCGCGCCCGGCGATTTCGACAGGGCCTGCCCTCCGGACGTGATCTTCGTCGGCGGTGGTGTGACCAATGCCGGGCTGCTGGAGGCGTGCTGGGAGCGGCTGCCGAGCGGGGGCCGGATTGTCGTCAACGCGGTCACCGCGGAGTCCGAAGCGCTGCTATTGCACTGGTATTCCCGCCATGGGGGAGAGCTGCACCGGTACCGCGTGGAGGACGCGGCTCCGCTCGGAGCCTTTACCAGCTGGAGATCCCGGCTGCCCGTGGCTCAATGGACCGGGGAAAAGCCATGA
- a CDS encoding 5'-3' exonuclease — MLLDGASLWFRSYFGVPDSIKSPDGRPVNAVRGFLDTISQLITLHRPHRLVVCLDLDWRPAWRVAAIPSYKAHRVVAEEPDGAVDVEEVPDDLTPQVDMIAEMLDAFGIASAGAPGFEADDVLGTLAAAERRDPVIVVSGDRDLLQVVTDAPVPVRVFYMGRGFAKATLFGPVEVSEQYGVPVERAGSAYAELALLRGDPSDGLPGVAGVGEKTAAKLLAEHHSLTGILAAADDPKSGLAKAVRAKLQASVDYIAAAEPVVRVAVDAPVTIDRDSDALPLAARDPQRVAELGAELGIGSAITRLQKALDALPQP, encoded by the coding sequence CTGCTCCTCGATGGAGCCAGCCTGTGGTTCCGTTCATATTTTGGCGTCCCGGATTCCATCAAGTCTCCCGATGGCCGACCCGTCAACGCGGTCCGCGGCTTCCTCGACACCATCTCCCAGCTCATCACGCTGCATCGGCCGCATCGGCTTGTGGTGTGTCTGGATCTGGACTGGCGACCGGCCTGGCGGGTTGCCGCGATTCCGTCGTACAAGGCGCATCGTGTGGTCGCGGAGGAGCCCGACGGAGCCGTCGATGTCGAAGAGGTGCCCGACGACCTGACACCCCAGGTCGACATGATCGCCGAAATGCTGGATGCGTTCGGCATCGCGTCCGCCGGCGCCCCGGGATTCGAGGCCGACGACGTCTTGGGCACCCTCGCGGCGGCCGAGCGGCGCGACCCGGTGATCGTTGTCAGCGGGGACCGTGACCTACTGCAGGTGGTTACCGATGCCCCGGTGCCTGTTCGCGTCTTCTATATGGGGCGCGGGTTCGCCAAGGCCACATTGTTCGGACCGGTGGAGGTGTCCGAGCAGTACGGCGTGCCCGTCGAGCGTGCCGGCTCGGCGTACGCCGAGCTGGCCCTGCTGCGCGGTGACCCATCCGACGGTCTGCCCGGTGTTGCCGGGGTGGGCGAGAAGACCGCCGCCAAGCTTCTGGCCGAGCACCACTCGCTGACCGGCATCCTCGCCGCGGCCGATGATCCAAAATCAGGGCTGGCCAAGGCGGTTCGCGCCAAGCTGCAGGCCTCGGTCGACTACATCGCGGCCGCCGAGCCGGTGGTCCGGGTGGCCGTGGATGCGCCGGTCACCATCGATCGGGACAGCGATGCGCTGCCGCTGGCCGCCCGCGATCCGCAGCGGGTCG
- a CDS encoding precorrin-2 C(20)-methyltransferase, translated as MSRGTLWGVGLGPGDPELVTVKAARVIGEADVVAFHSARHGRSIARSIAQPYLRPGQIEEHLVYPVTTETTDHPGGYRGAIDDFYEESANRIAAHLDSGRNVALLAEGDPLFYSSYMHMHRRLTDRFDAVIIPGVTSVSAASAATGTPLVEGDEILTVIPGTLPADEIARRLSDSDAAVIMKLGRSYGAVRQALDTAGVLDRAYYVERASTTQQRVLPAADVDPSSVPYFSLVLVPGAQPLTDTAQDGMVTVVGLGPGHHDWTTTEVRHELALATDLIGYGPYLDRIPARDGQIRHASDNRDEPARAELSFKLAAGGRRVAVVSSGDPGVFAMAAAVMEEARAWPDVAVRVLPAMTAAQAVASRVGAPLGHDYAVISLSDRLKPWQVIESRLRAAAAADLVLAVYNPASKSRTWQVASMRDVLLEHRDPATPVVLGRDVGGAGESVRVTTLGDLDPSAVDMRTLLIVGSSQTQWQDTDSGPQVFTPRRYPAQ; from the coding sequence ATGAGCAGAGGAACGCTCTGGGGTGTGGGCCTGGGCCCCGGTGATCCCGAATTGGTGACCGTGAAGGCGGCACGCGTGATCGGCGAGGCCGACGTGGTGGCATTCCACAGCGCACGCCATGGCCGCAGCATCGCCCGCTCGATTGCGCAGCCGTATCTGCGGCCCGGCCAGATCGAGGAGCATCTGGTCTACCCGGTGACCACCGAGACCACCGATCACCCGGGCGGATACCGCGGTGCGATCGATGACTTCTACGAGGAGTCCGCGAATCGGATTGCCGCCCATTTGGATTCGGGCCGAAATGTGGCGCTGCTCGCCGAAGGCGATCCGCTGTTCTACAGCTCGTACATGCATATGCACCGCCGCCTGACCGACAGGTTCGATGCGGTCATCATCCCCGGTGTGACGTCGGTCAGCGCCGCATCGGCCGCAACGGGTACGCCCCTGGTCGAGGGCGACGAGATTCTCACCGTCATCCCCGGCACCTTGCCCGCCGACGAGATCGCCCGCAGGCTCAGCGATTCGGATGCCGCAGTCATCATGAAACTGGGACGCTCCTACGGGGCCGTCCGACAGGCGTTGGACACCGCCGGCGTGCTGGACCGTGCCTACTACGTGGAACGGGCCAGCACCACGCAGCAGCGGGTACTGCCCGCCGCCGATGTCGACCCGTCTTCGGTGCCCTATTTCTCACTGGTCCTGGTTCCCGGAGCGCAACCCCTCACCGACACCGCCCAGGACGGGATGGTGACGGTGGTCGGTTTGGGCCCCGGTCATCATGATTGGACGACCACCGAGGTGCGCCACGAACTGGCGCTCGCCACCGATCTCATCGGATACGGCCCGTATCTGGATCGTATTCCCGCTCGGGACGGGCAAATCCGTCATGCCAGCGACAACCGTGACGAGCCCGCACGCGCCGAACTGTCTTTCAAGCTCGCCGCGGGTGGTCGCCGGGTCGCCGTGGTGTCCTCCGGAGACCCTGGCGTCTTCGCGATGGCTGCGGCCGTGATGGAAGAGGCCCGGGCATGGCCCGATGTCGCGGTGCGGGTGCTTCCGGCGATGACGGCGGCGCAGGCTGTCGCCAGCCGGGTCGGGGCACCCCTCGGGCATGACTATGCGGTGATCTCGCTGTCCGACCGTCTCAAGCCATGGCAGGTCATCGAGTCCCGGCTACGTGCCGCGGCCGCGGCCGATCTGGTGCTGGCCGTGTACAACCCGGCCTCGAAGTCGCGCACCTGGCAAGTGGCATCCATGCGCGATGTGCTGCTGGAACACCGCGACCCCGCCACCCCGGTCGTGCTGGGACGCGATGTCGGCGGCGCGGGAGAGTCCGTGCGGGTGACCACGCTGGGTGACCTCGACCCGTCAGCCGTGGACATGCGCACCCTGCTGATCGTCGGGTCCTCACAGACCCAGTGGCAGGACACCGATTCCGGACCTCAGGTGTTCACGCCTCGGCGATATCCCGCTCAGTAA
- the cobM gene encoding precorrin-4 C(11)-methyltransferase yields the protein MTVYFIGAGPGAADLITVRGQRILQRCMVCLYAGSIMPPDLLEVCPPDARIIDTGPLTLDAIIEEISSADAQGLDVARLHSGDPSLYSAVAEQCRRLDALGIGHEIVPGVPAFAAAAAALGTELTVPGVAQTVTITRVSTLSTAMPAGEDLRSLSVPGATLALHLAAAQIDNVVADLVAGGYPPGTPAAVVAYASWPSEIILRGTLADIAGQMKQAGVTKTAVIFVGKVLAAEGFTDSYLYSAGRRRGATH from the coding sequence ATGACCGTCTACTTCATCGGTGCGGGACCGGGCGCCGCCGACCTCATCACGGTGCGCGGGCAGCGGATTCTGCAGCGGTGCATGGTGTGCCTGTACGCCGGATCGATCATGCCGCCCGACCTTCTGGAGGTATGCCCACCCGACGCCCGAATCATCGACACCGGCCCACTGACCTTGGATGCCATTATCGAGGAGATATCCAGTGCTGACGCACAGGGATTGGATGTCGCCAGGCTGCACTCGGGCGACCCTTCGCTGTACAGCGCGGTGGCCGAGCAGTGCCGCCGACTCGATGCCCTTGGCATTGGCCACGAGATCGTCCCGGGTGTCCCGGCCTTCGCCGCGGCCGCGGCGGCATTGGGCACCGAGCTGACCGTTCCCGGTGTCGCGCAGACCGTGACGATCACCCGGGTCTCGACGCTGTCCACCGCGATGCCCGCCGGTGAGGATTTGCGCTCACTGTCGGTGCCGGGGGCGACGCTGGCGTTGCACCTGGCGGCGGCTCAAATCGACAATGTGGTAGCCGATCTCGTCGCCGGCGGGTATCCGCCGGGCACGCCGGCCGCTGTCGTGGCATATGCCAGCTGGCCATCCGAGATCATCCTTCGTGGCACTCTCGCGGACATTGCCGGGCAGATGAAACAAGCGGGCGTGACCAAGACGGCGGTCATCTTCGTGGGAAAGGTTCTTGCGGCAGAGGGATTCACCGATAGCTACCTGTACTCGGCCGGACGTCGCAGAGGGGCAACACATTAG
- a CDS encoding F420-dependent biliverdin reductase produces MPNTPTTRLTDDALAFLSERHLAMLTTLRQDNSPHVVAVGFTFDPVTHIARVITTGGSQKAVNAERGGLAVLSQVDGARWLSLEGSATVVTDKEAVRDAELRYAQRYRTPRVNPQRVVIEVKIERVLGSSDLLNRGDAPTE; encoded by the coding sequence ATGCCGAACACCCCTACAACTCGACTTACCGATGATGCGCTGGCGTTTCTGTCCGAGCGCCATCTTGCGATGCTGACCACCTTGCGCCAGGACAACAGTCCGCACGTGGTGGCTGTCGGCTTCACTTTTGACCCAGTCACCCACATCGCGCGGGTCATCACCACCGGCGGGTCACAGAAAGCGGTCAACGCCGAGCGCGGAGGCCTCGCGGTACTGAGTCAGGTGGACGGCGCCCGCTGGCTCTCCCTGGAGGGCTCGGCCACTGTCGTCACCGACAAAGAGGCGGTGCGCGACGCCGAGCTGCGTTACGCGCAGCGCTATCGCACCCCGCGGGTGAACCCGCAGCGGGTGGTCATCGAGGTCAAGATCGAGCGGGTGCTGGGCTCCTCTGATCTGCTGAACCGCGGCGACGCCCCTACCGAGTAG